ATGAGCCGATTTGGTGTTCCCTCTGAACATGCGCTTGGAATCTCCGCGCCGCAGTTGAGGTTGCTGGCCAGAAGAATTGGGAAGGACCAGAAACTTTCTCTGAAGCTCTGGACTACCGGTATCCTCGAAGCACGGGCAATTGCAGCGCTCACAGGCGACCCCGACAAAGTCGCGTGGAGCCAGATGGGGAGGTGGGCGAAGGATTTCGATTCGTGGGCCGTCTGCGACGCTTGTTGCGGGGCTCTGTTCGTTCGCACACCCTACGCCCTCAAGGCCGCGTTTGAGTGGTGCAGGAGTGAAGACGAGTTCGTCAAGAGGGCCGGTTTTGTGATGATGGCCGAAGCTGCAATCCACCTCAAGTCGCTTGATGACAGCAAATTCCTCCCGATGCTCAAGGAAATCCGCCTGGGAGCGGTTGATGAGCGCAATTTCGTCAGGAAGGCTGTCAATTGGGCGTTGCGTCAGATCGGCAAGAGGAATTTGCGGCTGAACAAACTGGCCATCGCAGATGGTGAGCGGATACGCTTAGTCGATTCGCGATCCGCCCGGTGGATTGCCGCCGACGCACTCCGGGAACTCAGAAGCCCCCAGGTCCAGCACCGTCTGCAGAAATGGGAACGGGAATCCCGATCGCGCTAAATTCCGAACCGACGTGCCCTCT
The Ignavibacteriales bacterium DNA segment above includes these coding regions:
- a CDS encoding DNA alkylation repair protein, yielding MHLTQVIKELKRMADPAIVKGMSRFGVPSEHALGISAPQLRLLARRIGKDQKLSLKLWTTGILEARAIAALTGDPDKVAWSQMGRWAKDFDSWAVCDACCGALFVRTPYALKAAFEWCRSEDEFVKRAGFVMMAEAAIHLKSLDDSKFLPMLKEIRLGAVDERNFVRKAVNWALRQIGKRNLRLNKLAIADGERIRLVDSRSARWIAADALRELRSPQVQHRLQKWERESRSR